A genomic region of Candidatus Limnocylindrales bacterium contains the following coding sequences:
- a CDS encoding ABC transporter permease produces MFSKILNSFITILLALLVGMIPLILTGNNPVKAYIALFQGAFGSLYGLTETLVKAIPLILTGLAVSFPLRAGFWNIGAEGQLYLGAMAATGVALTFGHLASFILLPLVILSGFLAGALWGLVPAFLKVRLQVNEILLTLMMNYVAVNGSNYLVYGPLKDPQGANFPITATFSEAAWLPRLPGTRLHAGIILAFTMAGVLYLILGKTRLGYEIKVVGANPQVALYGGISLMTITLIVMMIGGGLAGLAGVGEVAGLQHRLRKDISPGYGYTAIPIALLGKGHPIGVTIAALLFGALFVGGSHMQQTTKVPVALISIIQALVVLFVVAGEALRSSSFGVRNPLQKITNP; encoded by the coding sequence ATGTTTTCTAAAATTTTGAATTCCTTTATTACGATACTGTTAGCTTTGTTGGTTGGGATGATTCCGCTTATCCTTACAGGAAACAATCCTGTGAAGGCTTACATAGCCCTTTTCCAGGGCGCTTTTGGGAGTCTGTATGGGTTGACCGAGACCCTGGTAAAGGCTATTCCCTTGATTCTGACCGGACTGGCCGTTTCTTTCCCACTTCGCGCAGGATTTTGGAATATCGGAGCAGAAGGTCAATTGTATTTGGGAGCTATGGCTGCTACGGGGGTTGCTTTAACCTTTGGGCACCTGGCCTCCTTTATTTTACTTCCTTTGGTTATCCTGTCCGGGTTTTTAGCCGGAGCTTTGTGGGGTTTAGTTCCAGCTTTTTTGAAAGTCCGATTACAGGTCAATGAGATCCTTCTGACCCTGATGATGAACTATGTTGCCGTTAACGGATCTAATTATTTGGTATATGGACCCTTAAAAGACCCGCAGGGAGCCAATTTTCCAATTACTGCTACCTTTTCAGAAGCCGCCTGGCTTCCTCGTCTTCCGGGTACCCGTTTGCATGCCGGAATTATCCTGGCTTTTACCATGGCCGGAGTCCTTTATCTTATCCTGGGTAAGACCCGTTTGGGCTATGAGATTAAAGTAGTAGGAGCCAATCCCCAGGTCGCTTTATATGGAGGTATTTCCTTGATGACCATTACTTTGATCGTGATGATGATAGGAGGCGGATTGGCAGGATTGGCAGGGGTCGGGGAGGTTGCAGGCCTTCAACATCGTCTCCGAAAAGATATCTCACCCGGATATGGCTATACCGCGATTCCTATTGCACTGCTTGGAAAAGGACATCCTATAGGAGTTACCATTGCTGCCCTCCTCTTTGGGGCTTTATTTGTGGGAGGTTCTCATATGCAACAAACAACCAAAGTACCTGTGGCCTTGATCTCTATTATTCAAGCTTTGGTCGTCTTGTTTGTGGTGGCAGGAGAGGCCTTAAGAAGTTCTTCCTTTGGAGTCCGTAACCCGTTACAAAAGATAACAAATCCATAA
- a CDS encoding right-handed parallel beta-helix repeat-containing protein — translation MNDAPRQKLREIIAQYGPSVCHNPRSWITLLRDLGNQHKREIFILIRALQARVPIDLLTLQDGLLLEARMEELTRRLQKHLNLPEEAARWGVESWALALGVLKKEEGTKREVKEREKTSTSFLPAEIPSVPTFIVSPQGLGHSKTLGEALKRAQPGARILVRPGLYKESLIIDKSLQVIGDGPVTEIIVENTDGNCIRMETDYALVRGLTLRGRTTLPDKKYAAVDIPQGQLVLEDCDITSDSLFCVAIHGPTANPILRRCQIHDGKQGGVHIYEKGQGTLEDCDIFSNIQVGVAIRQDSNPTLRRCQIRHGRHVGIAISENGRGIVESCRIFNNVKAGILITQGGNPVVRQCQIHHGEEVGIYIHERSTGIIEDSDIFGNGSTGIIIARGSHPLIRRCQIRDGKSTGISFIENGSGTLEDCKIFGNTRTGIEIKRGSNPDIRKCQIYNGKLLGILIGEKAEGIIEDCKIFGNAGVAILVQQGSSPLIRRCQVYHGKSDGIWIIKNSWGMIESCDIFGNAGVGIGIGLRSDPVIRRCKIHDGGSGGIWITGNSRGRVELCEISGNARVGIGIQENSAPVIRQCKIHHGKSGGLWILNKGQGIVEECELFNNAHLEVKIVQGSHPIIRRCKIN, via the coding sequence TTGAACGACGCACCCCGTCAAAAACTCCGTGAAATTATTGCCCAATACGGTCCTTCTGTATGCCATAATCCCCGATCCTGGATTACCCTGCTACGAGACCTTGGGAATCAACATAAACGGGAGATTTTTATCTTGATCCGCGCTCTCCAGGCCCGGGTGCCGATCGATCTACTCACCTTACAGGACGGATTGTTACTGGAAGCACGGATGGAAGAGCTTACCAGACGATTGCAAAAACACCTTAATCTTCCCGAAGAGGCTGCAAGGTGGGGAGTAGAATCCTGGGCCTTGGCACTGGGGGTACTTAAAAAAGAAGAGGGAACAAAGCGAGAGGTAAAAGAAAGAGAGAAAACTTCCACCTCTTTTTTGCCTGCTGAAATTCCTTCGGTACCGACGTTTATTGTTTCCCCCCAAGGTCTCGGACACAGTAAGACCTTAGGTGAAGCCCTTAAAAGGGCACAACCCGGAGCTCGTATCCTTGTGCGACCGGGCCTGTATAAAGAAAGCCTTATAATCGATAAATCCTTACAAGTTATCGGCGATGGGCCGGTTACAGAGATTATTGTTGAAAACACAGATGGAAATTGTATTCGCATGGAAACGGATTATGCCCTGGTACGGGGTCTAACCTTGCGAGGTCGTACTACCTTACCGGATAAGAAATACGCTGCAGTGGATATCCCGCAGGGCCAGTTAGTGTTAGAAGATTGTGATATCACTTCGGATTCGCTGTTCTGTGTGGCCATCCATGGACCTACTGCCAATCCGATCTTACGCCGATGTCAAATCCATGATGGTAAACAAGGGGGTGTCCATATCTACGAAAAGGGTCAAGGGACCCTGGAAGATTGTGATATCTTCAGTAATATCCAGGTTGGAGTGGCTATCCGGCAGGATAGTAATCCGACCCTCCGACGGTGTCAAATCCGACATGGGAGGCATGTGGGTATTGCCATCTCCGAAAATGGACGGGGAATTGTAGAGTCCTGCCGAATTTTCAATAACGTCAAAGCAGGAATACTCATCACACAAGGAGGTAATCCCGTCGTCCGACAATGCCAAATCCATCACGGAGAAGAGGTCGGGATTTATATCCATGAAAGGAGTACAGGTATCATCGAGGATTCAGATATCTTCGGTAATGGATCTACAGGAATAATCATTGCCCGTGGGAGTCATCCTCTCATTCGACGATGTCAGATCCGGGACGGAAAATCTACAGGTATCTCTTTTATTGAAAACGGATCTGGAACGCTGGAAGATTGTAAGATATTCGGTAATACAAGGACCGGGATCGAAATCAAGCGGGGAAGTAATCCCGATATTCGTAAATGCCAGATTTATAACGGGAAGCTCTTGGGTATCTTGATCGGTGAAAAGGCAGAGGGAATCATCGAAGATTGTAAGATATTTGGTAATGCCGGGGTGGCTATCCTGGTTCAGCAAGGAAGTTCCCCCCTTATCCGACGGTGCCAGGTTTACCATGGAAAATCAGATGGTATCTGGATTATTAAAAACAGTTGGGGCATGATCGAATCCTGTGATATTTTCGGTAATGCCGGGGTGGGAATAGGAATCGGTCTGAGAAGTGATCCGGTTATCCGGCGATGTAAAATCCACGATGGTGGCTCTGGAGGCATCTGGATTACCGGGAACAGTCGGGGAAGGGTGGAGTTGTGTGAAATTTCCGGCAATGCCAGGGTAGGAATAGGAATCCAGGAAAATAGTGCCCCTGTTATCCGACAATGCAAGATTCATCATGGAAAGTCAGGGGGACTTTGGATCCTTAACAAAGGACAGGGAATCGTGGAGGAGTGTGAGTTATTTAATAATGCTCACCTAGAAGTAAAAATCGTCCAGGGAAGTCATCCGATTATCCGACGGTGCAAAATCAATTAA
- a CDS encoding SUMF1/EgtB/PvdO family nonheme iron enzyme: protein MKNPEKISERFGINFDFTVGTAALILGSLNTFIFLSIWAHWGLQVSGIIAYIGLAMIPLLIGIGLLRRVCLRKAKFMKKLLQDTVRRIALRNGGRIKPFDLVTTLGYNSQKALKLLRELAAEDPENIELKLNYDTGEIYFEFQDILKSIEAGRSFEESRRDPRTWVEPPVETKKRGKTGMGVGRYKGRGGEEKPSLRLHTHTPISPHTHTPTLLSTPPSESGFPQLYPFEFDTLTVDPRGKAKGYRRGQGYFFLEDLGNGITLEMVAIPEGTFWMGSPNKEPGRLGEEGPQHLVRVTPFFIGKFTVTQAQWQAIAALPPVNRSLDPEPSRFRGADRPVEQVSWYDCQEFCARLSLKTGRAYRLPSEAEWEYTCRAGTMTPFHVGYTLTTDLANYNGQEPYGEGPLGEYRKETTPVGSFGIANAFGLYDMHGNVWEWCADPWHENYQNAPSDKQIWESEGNNAYRVLRGGSWNSYAWYCRSACRDRYQPDVRHAGNGFRVAVSFIQTSS from the coding sequence ATGAAGAATCCAGAAAAAATATCGGAAAGATTTGGCATTAATTTTGATTTTACTGTGGGTACTGCCGCCCTTATCCTGGGCTCTTTAAACACCTTTATTTTTTTAAGTATCTGGGCCCATTGGGGCCTACAGGTGTCGGGGATTATTGCCTACATCGGACTGGCTATGATACCTTTGCTCATCGGGATTGGCCTCTTGAGGAGAGTTTGCCTACGGAAGGCTAAGTTCATGAAAAAACTCCTACAAGATACTGTACGAAGGATTGCCCTTCGAAATGGCGGAAGGATAAAACCTTTCGATCTGGTCACCACCCTGGGCTATAACTCCCAAAAAGCCCTGAAACTACTCCGAGAGTTAGCCGCCGAAGATCCGGAGAATATCGAACTAAAACTAAATTATGACACCGGTGAGATTTACTTCGAGTTTCAGGATATTTTGAAAAGTATCGAAGCCGGCAGATCCTTTGAAGAAAGCCGTCGAGATCCTCGAACCTGGGTAGAACCTCCGGTTGAGACTAAAAAACGTGGAAAAACCGGTATGGGAGTAGGAAGGTATAAGGGTAGGGGAGGAGAAGAGAAACCTTCCTTACGCCTTCACACCCACACGCCCATATCCCCACACACCCATACTCCCACACTTTTATCTACTCCTCCTTCTGAATCCGGTTTTCCTCAACTTTATCCCTTCGAGTTTGATACCCTGACCGTAGACCCGAGGGGAAAGGCTAAAGGCTATCGTAGGGGTCAGGGGTACTTTTTCCTGGAGGATTTGGGGAATGGAATAACCCTGGAAATGGTTGCCATTCCGGAGGGAACATTTTGGATGGGGTCACCGAATAAAGAGCCGGGGCGATTGGGTGAAGAAGGTCCCCAACATCTGGTGAGGGTGACGCCATTTTTTATAGGAAAGTTTACAGTTACCCAGGCACAATGGCAAGCCATAGCCGCCCTACCCCCCGTTAACCGGTCCCTGGATCCTGAACCGTCCAGATTCCGGGGTGCAGATCGACCTGTGGAACAGGTATCATGGTATGATTGCCAGGAGTTTTGTGCCCGATTATCCCTTAAAACGGGGCGAGCCTATCGCTTACCCAGCGAAGCCGAGTGGGAATACACCTGTAGGGCCGGAACCATGACGCCGTTCCATGTGGGTTATACCCTTACAACGGATCTGGCCAACTATAACGGTCAGGAGCCTTATGGAGAAGGACCCCTCGGGGAATACCGTAAGGAGACCACCCCTGTGGGAAGTTTTGGGATAGCAAACGCCTTCGGACTCTATGATATGCATGGTAACGTCTGGGAATGGTGTGCAGACCCCTGGCATGAAAACTATCAGAACGCACCGTCAGATAAGCAGATTTGGGAATCAGAGGGAAATAACGCCTACCGGGTATTACGGGGAGGCTCCTGGAATAGTTACGCCTGGTATTGCCGTTCCGCATGCCGGGACCGCTACCAACCAGACGTACGGCATGCCGGTAACGGCTTCCGAGTGGCGGTTTCATTTATCCAAACTTCCTCCTAA
- a CDS encoding mandelate racemase/muconate lactonizing enzyme family protein codes for MRQPTAFSTKVITAREYTIVRVITDEGITGIGYSFGGRLVKEGVLSILKDLVIGEDPFDVERIWHKMFYNTLLPGRRGAIIRGISCIDIALWDIMGKAVQKPIYKLLGGYRDKVPAYASGGYYREGKTPLDLADEIAGYVEKGFKAVKIKVGRLSLKEEVERVRRVREAIGEDISLMLDANNAYPDAKTAIKAGRLFEAYNIQWIEEPVMPDNIQASAEIKAALETPIATGEIEGTRWGFRDLIERKAADILQPDVTVVGGITEWMKVAHMAGGWDIPVAPHYFWDIHVHLVAATSNSLTVEYFLRESDIVNFDDLLIEPLQPVQGFLEVPQKPGLGIDLNEEAVQRFEIK; via the coding sequence TTGAGACAACCTACTGCCTTTTCTACGAAGGTTATTACAGCGCGGGAGTATACCATCGTCAGGGTTATCACCGATGAAGGAATTACCGGCATAGGTTATTCCTTCGGTGGACGCCTGGTAAAAGAAGGGGTTTTGTCGATTTTAAAGGATCTGGTCATCGGTGAAGATCCTTTTGATGTGGAACGCATCTGGCATAAGATGTTTTATAATACCCTTCTTCCAGGACGTCGGGGGGCCATAATCCGGGGAATTAGCTGTATCGATATCGCCCTTTGGGATATCATGGGGAAAGCGGTTCAGAAACCGATTTATAAGTTGTTGGGAGGATATCGGGATAAAGTTCCGGCCTATGCCAGTGGAGGATATTATCGGGAGGGAAAAACACCCCTGGACCTGGCCGATGAAATAGCCGGTTATGTGGAGAAGGGATTTAAGGCCGTAAAGATAAAGGTGGGACGACTATCCTTAAAGGAAGAGGTAGAGCGGGTTCGGCGTGTTCGTGAAGCCATTGGCGAGGATATCTCTCTAATGTTAGATGCCAACAATGCCTATCCCGATGCTAAAACGGCCATTAAAGCCGGTCGTCTATTTGAAGCGTATAACATTCAATGGATTGAAGAACCGGTAATGCCGGATAATATCCAGGCAAGTGCCGAGATTAAAGCTGCCCTGGAAACTCCTATAGCAACCGGAGAGATTGAAGGAACCCGATGGGGGTTCCGGGATCTCATCGAGAGAAAAGCCGCCGACATCTTACAGCCGGATGTAACGGTTGTCGGAGGAATCACAGAATGGATGAAGGTAGCCCATATGGCCGGTGGCTGGGATATTCCTGTAGCTCCTCATTATTTTTGGGATATCCACGTTCATCTGGTTGCGGCTACTTCAAATAGTTTAACCGTAGAATATTTCTTAAGAGAGTCAGATATTGTAAATTTTGATGATCTCTTAATCGAGCCCCTTCAACCGGTCCAGGGCTTCCTGGAAGTACCTCAGAAGCCCGGGCTTGGAATTGATCTCAATGAAGAAGCCGTTCAACGATTTGAAATAAAATAA
- a CDS encoding BMP family ABC transporter substrate-binding protein, protein MNKRSWFTGVVIVLLFSVLSTFGLKVQAQDKLKVAFIYVSPVGDFGWSYAHDQGRKYLEKTLNYVETAYTESVAPPDVERVIRDYAQKGYKVIFTTSFEFMDPTLEVARDFPDTIFEHCSGYKTAKNVGTYFGRIHEAAYLSGLVAGKMTRKNRLGFVAAHPIPEVIRNINSFTKGVREVNPQATVKVVWTGSWYDPPKEKEAALSLIEAGADVIAQHQDSPAALEAAKEKQVYSVGYNNDMSQFNPEGFLTAPVWNWGPFYVEVVKSVKEGTWKSESYWKGFEAGIIDIAPYGKAVPQEIRDFVDKRKQEIKEGKFKVWPDKSDEELLKMNYFIEGVEGQIPK, encoded by the coding sequence ATGAATAAAAGATCCTGGTTTACAGGCGTTGTAATCGTTTTGCTTTTTTCCGTTCTTTCAACCTTTGGGCTCAAAGTACAGGCTCAAGACAAACTTAAAGTAGCATTTATTTATGTAAGCCCGGTCGGGGATTTTGGATGGAGTTACGCCCACGATCAGGGACGGAAGTATCTGGAGAAGACCTTGAACTATGTGGAGACTGCCTATACAGAGTCTGTAGCTCCACCCGATGTGGAACGGGTCATCCGGGATTATGCCCAGAAGGGCTACAAAGTTATCTTCACCACCAGCTTTGAGTTCATGGATCCCACATTGGAAGTTGCCAGGGACTTTCCGGATACTATTTTTGAGCACTGCTCCGGATACAAGACCGCGAAAAATGTAGGCACTTACTTCGGTCGTATCCACGAAGCTGCCTATTTAAGTGGGCTCGTTGCGGGGAAAATGACCAGGAAAAACAGATTGGGTTTTGTGGCTGCCCATCCTATTCCTGAAGTTATCCGTAATATTAATTCCTTCACAAAAGGAGTTCGTGAAGTCAATCCCCAGGCAACCGTTAAGGTGGTCTGGACTGGTTCGTGGTATGATCCTCCTAAAGAAAAGGAAGCAGCCCTGAGTCTTATTGAGGCCGGAGCCGATGTGATTGCTCAACATCAGGACTCTCCGGCGGCTTTAGAAGCTGCCAAAGAAAAACAAGTCTATTCGGTGGGTTATAACAACGATATGAGTCAATTCAATCCCGAGGGTTTTTTAACAGCGCCCGTCTGGAATTGGGGTCCTTTTTATGTAGAGGTTGTAAAATCTGTAAAGGAGGGGACCTGGAAAAGTGAGTCCTACTGGAAAGGTTTTGAAGCCGGTATCATCGATATTGCTCCTTATGGAAAGGCGGTCCCTCAAGAGATACGGGATTTTGTGGACAAAAGAAAACAGGAAATCAAGGAAGGGAAATTTAAGGTATGGCCGGATAAAAGCGATGAAGAACTTCTCAAAATGAATTACTTTATCGAGGGGGTAGAAGGACAAATTCCAAAATAA
- a CDS encoding UXX-star (seleno)protein family 1, with protein MSEKVLIFGKDTUPYTSDARQDYARRGIPFEYINVYRSKDDLKRMLEYSKGRRDVPVIVENGKVTIGFGGS; from the coding sequence ATGTCCGAAAAAGTTTTAATCTTTGGTAAAGACACGTGACCCTATACTTCAGATGCCCGGCAGGATTATGCCAGGAGAGGTATTCCATTTGAATACATCAATGTTTATAGAAGCAAAGACGATTTGAAGCGCATGCTAGAGTACTCGAAGGGGCGGCGAGATGTCCCTGTTATTGTGGAAAATGGAAAAGTAACCATTGGATTTGGTGGGAGTTGA
- a CDS encoding NUDIX hydrolase, with translation MAGKEDKKSKIPVLEQTSAGGIAFRYGTSGPEIVIISVGPQERWQLPKGLVDPGESPEITAMREVREETGIETELISPIDTIEYWYMGSQDNRPVRFHKFVHFFLLRYKAGNVNEHDREVNEARWVSLEEAKTLLTFKSEREIVEKAEAMIKALNPDSKISS, from the coding sequence ATGGCCGGCAAGGAGGACAAAAAATCAAAGATCCCGGTGCTGGAACAAACCTCGGCCGGGGGAATTGCTTTCCGCTATGGCACTTCCGGACCCGAGATCGTGATCATCTCAGTAGGACCTCAGGAACGCTGGCAACTTCCCAAAGGTCTTGTTGATCCTGGCGAATCTCCAGAGATAACGGCTATGCGTGAGGTACGAGAGGAAACCGGAATTGAAACTGAGTTAATCTCTCCTATTGATACCATCGAATACTGGTATATGGGGAGCCAGGATAATCGGCCTGTACGATTCCATAAGTTCGTACACTTCTTCTTACTACGTTATAAAGCCGGTAATGTAAATGAACATGATCGAGAAGTAAACGAGGCGCGATGGGTTTCCCTGGAGGAGGCAAAAACCTTGCTGACTTTTAAGAGTGAGCGGGAAATCGTAGAGAAAGCTGAAGCCATGATCAAGGCGTTGAACCCAGATAGTAAAATTTCTTCTTGA
- a CDS encoding ABC transporter permease: protein MSDILTITFLISVLTAAVRAGTPLFFAALGEILAERSGVLNLGLEGLMILGALSGFMVGSATGNPWLGLLAAMLSAGLLSLLHAFLCIHLRGNQVVSGIMLVLLGMGLSSFVGENLVGKTTRGFQPLPIPILSRLPILGPVLFQHSILVYLAILLAFLSWFFLFKTRWGLEVIAVGESPEAADTVGVPVQAIRYACVLIGGMLAGIGGAFLSLAYTRMWVDQMTAGRGWIAVALVIFSAWLPQRALLGAYFFGGIEGLQLRLQAAGIGISYHILQMMPYLATIFVLVFSARQEFRQKIGAPAALMKPYVRGERA from the coding sequence ATGTCGGATATTTTAACAATAACTTTTCTCATTTCGGTCTTGACGGCAGCCGTGCGTGCGGGAACCCCTTTATTTTTTGCCGCCTTAGGGGAGATCCTCGCAGAGCGATCGGGGGTTTTAAATTTGGGCCTCGAAGGGTTGATGATCCTGGGGGCTTTATCTGGATTTATGGTAGGAAGTGCGACGGGAAATCCCTGGTTAGGATTGCTTGCTGCCATGCTAAGTGCCGGACTTCTCAGTCTCCTCCACGCTTTCCTGTGTATTCATCTTAGAGGCAATCAAGTCGTCAGTGGCATTATGCTGGTTCTTCTAGGAATGGGTCTATCCAGTTTTGTAGGAGAAAACCTGGTCGGTAAGACGACCCGGGGGTTTCAGCCCCTTCCTATTCCTATTCTGAGTCGACTACCTATTCTGGGTCCGGTTTTATTTCAACATAGTATTCTGGTTTATCTGGCCATCTTGCTGGCCTTTCTTTCCTGGTTTTTTCTGTTTAAAACCCGTTGGGGCCTGGAGGTCATTGCCGTAGGCGAAAGTCCCGAGGCTGCAGACACGGTAGGTGTTCCCGTACAGGCTATTCGATATGCCTGTGTCCTGATAGGAGGTATGTTGGCCGGAATTGGCGGTGCCTTTCTTTCCCTGGCCTATACCCGCATGTGGGTCGATCAGATGACTGCCGGTCGAGGCTGGATTGCCGTAGCTCTCGTAATCTTCTCGGCCTGGCTCCCTCAAAGGGCTTTGCTGGGAGCTTACTTTTTTGGTGGTATAGAAGGACTTCAACTCCGGCTTCAGGCGGCAGGAATAGGTATTTCTTATCATATCTTGCAGATGATGCCTTATCTGGCCACTATCTTTGTCCTTGTCTTCTCAGCCCGACAAGAATTCCGACAAAAGATAGGCGCCCCAGCAGCTTTAATGAAACCCTATGTGCGTGGAGAACGAGCCTAA
- a CDS encoding ABC transporter ATP-binding protein, with protein MPITLVEMRNIVKYFPGVLANDHINFTAWKGEIHGLLGENGAGKTTLMNILYGLYQPDQGEIYFEGKRVVIQAPQDAIRLGIGMVHQHFMLIPRLTVAENIVLGLKSPREPFLAIREAEDRIQQLSEEYGLKVNPRARIWELSVGEEQRVEILKALYRNTKLLILDEPTAVLTPQEVDRLFEALSYIRKKGCTIIFISHKLKEVKEITDRVTVLRNGKVVATFATTEVTEGQLAKLMVGRDILLQVFNPPVEKGKRVLEVQDLSVYNDKGLEAVKKVSFSIHEGEILGLAGVSGNGQNELVEALVGLRKVEKGKVWIYEKDITHLSPRKILEQGVGYIPEDRLKVGIAVSLSVAENLILRQYRHPEFSRGGFFRSEKINSYAKSLVDRFNIKTPSLDTPAGKLSGGNLQKLILAREISQEPRLLIAVQPTRGLDVGATEYIQTRLLEQKQRGTAILLVSEDLEEIFALSDRIAVIYEGQIAGIVPTREADREQIGLMMAGG; from the coding sequence ATGCCGATCACTTTAGTAGAAATGAGGAATATTGTCAAGTATTTCCCTGGAGTTCTGGCTAATGATCATATTAATTTTACAGCCTGGAAAGGGGAAATTCATGGGTTGTTGGGCGAAAATGGTGCGGGCAAAACCACTTTGATGAATATCCTTTACGGCCTTTATCAACCTGATCAGGGAGAGATTTACTTTGAGGGAAAAAGGGTGGTTATCCAGGCCCCTCAGGATGCTATTCGGTTGGGGATTGGGATGGTTCATCAGCATTTTATGTTAATCCCACGTCTGACGGTCGCCGAGAATATTGTTTTGGGACTCAAGTCTCCCCGAGAACCTTTTTTAGCCATCCGAGAAGCAGAAGATCGTATTCAGCAGCTTTCTGAAGAATACGGCCTCAAAGTAAATCCCCGGGCACGGATTTGGGAACTCTCAGTAGGGGAAGAACAGAGGGTTGAAATCCTGAAAGCTTTATATCGAAACACTAAACTCCTTATCTTAGATGAACCCACCGCGGTCTTGACTCCTCAGGAAGTAGATCGATTATTTGAGGCTTTGAGTTATATCCGGAAAAAGGGATGTACCATCATTTTCATCAGCCATAAGCTCAAAGAGGTTAAAGAAATTACAGACCGGGTCACGGTTCTTCGTAATGGAAAAGTTGTTGCAACTTTTGCAACGACAGAAGTTACCGAGGGCCAATTAGCTAAACTGATGGTGGGTCGCGATATTCTGCTGCAGGTATTTAACCCTCCGGTAGAAAAGGGAAAGCGTGTCCTTGAAGTTCAGGATCTTTCTGTATACAATGATAAGGGCCTGGAGGCCGTAAAAAAAGTTTCTTTTTCTATTCATGAAGGGGAAATATTGGGTCTTGCCGGAGTTTCTGGAAATGGTCAGAACGAATTGGTTGAAGCCCTGGTCGGGTTACGAAAAGTCGAAAAAGGAAAGGTCTGGATCTATGAAAAGGATATAACCCATCTCTCACCCCGGAAAATCCTGGAACAAGGGGTAGGATATATTCCCGAAGATCGCTTAAAGGTGGGAATTGCAGTAAGTTTATCCGTGGCTGAGAATCTGATTCTCCGACAATACCGTCACCCGGAATTTTCCAGGGGAGGCTTTTTCCGTTCCGAAAAAATTAACTCCTATGCTAAAAGTTTGGTCGATCGGTTTAATATTAAAACACCTTCTCTGGATACTCCTGCCGGTAAGCTTTCCGGTGGAAATTTACAAAAACTCATTCTGGCCCGAGAGATTTCTCAAGAACCTCGCCTCCTCATTGCCGTTCAACCTACCCGCGGATTAGACGTGGGAGCTACCGAATATATCCAGACCCGACTTTTGGAACAAAAACAAAGGGGAACGGCCATTTTGCTGGTTTCAGAAGATTTAGAAGAAATATTTGCCTTAAGTGATCGGATCGCAGTGATATACGAAGGCCAGATTGCCGGTATTGTTCCAACCCGGGAAGCAGACCGGGAGCAAATTGGGTTGATGATGGCCGGAGGATAG
- a CDS encoding pirin family protein — MESVPRKVEKLIEPQPVIEGAGVKLRRSIAIPTLDHLDPFLLLDHFASGNPDDYKAGFPMHPHRGIETVTYVLSGVVHHRDTLGNSGSISAGDVQWMTAGGGIMHEEMPQVRPEGIAGFQLWVNLPAKLKMTRPRYQDIRSHEIPEFKRKDGTIIRVIAGVIDDIQGPVTGIAVDPLYLDVFVPPHTSFTQSINRGHTTFAYVFEGKAKFEENGAMVSYPQLVVWSDGDNVRVTTDESPVRFLLVSGKPLHEPIARYGPFVMNTREQIEQALLDLRRGTFVYSESR; from the coding sequence ATGGAATCAGTACCCAGAAAAGTCGAAAAGCTCATTGAGCCGCAACCTGTCATTGAAGGAGCAGGTGTTAAGCTGAGGAGAAGTATTGCAATCCCAACCTTGGACCACCTGGATCCCTTTCTATTACTGGATCATTTTGCGTCCGGTAATCCCGATGATTACAAGGCCGGATTCCCCATGCATCCCCATCGGGGAATTGAAACCGTCACCTATGTGCTTTCGGGGGTTGTTCACCATCGAGATACCCTGGGTAATTCTGGAAGTATCAGTGCCGGGGATGTTCAGTGGATGACGGCGGGAGGTGGTATTATGCATGAGGAAATGCCCCAGGTACGTCCTGAAGGAATTGCAGGATTCCAGCTCTGGGTCAATCTCCCGGCAAAACTTAAAATGACCCGGCCTCGCTATCAAGATATCCGATCCCATGAAATTCCAGAATTCAAACGGAAAGACGGTACCATCATTCGGGTGATTGCAGGGGTTATAGATGATATTCAGGGTCCGGTGACCGGTATTGCAGTAGATCCCCTCTACCTGGATGTCTTTGTTCCTCCCCACACTTCTTTCACACAATCGATTAATCGGGGGCATACGACTTTTGCCTATGTTTTTGAAGGTAAGGCGAAATTTGAAGAAAACGGAGCGATGGTCTCTTATCCCCAATTAGTGGTTTGGAGCGATGGGGATAATGTCCGAGTTACCACGGATGAGAGTCCTGTTCGCTTTTTGCTGGTTTCCGGTAAGCCTTTGCATGAACCGATCGCGCGCTATGGTCCCTTTGTCATGAATACCCGGGAACAAATCGAGCAGGCACTCCTGGATCTCCGGCGGGGAACCTTTGTTTATTCAGAATCCAGGTAA